TGCATTTTACGTACGCTTAGAGAGAACGTTAAACGAACTATCATGTAAGGTTTAGCTGTAGGCTGAGGCGCATCCCTTTCGGCCGGAGTTTTACAAAAGGTCGCGTAAGTCTCTCGTAACCTGCGCTCGGAAAAAGGTGACGAGTGATCTATCCGCAGCAAGCGCTCAGTTTCGAAGGTGCTATCGTCATGAACTCGAGGCAGACAGGGACTCAATTGTTCGACGTGGTAGATTGAAACAGTAGAAAATGAAGAATGTTTTAAGTGGGCACCGATAGGTAGATTGATCGGACAGTCACTCTATCCAAAGGAACACGCCCGATGTTTTACGAAATTGCCACACACGGCGTGATAACCGTCATATTATTCTGTGGCTTTCTCGGCATGCCACTGCTGGGCATCGTTGCAATGATCCTAGATCTGCGCCGAAAAGATGATCCGAGAGAACCTGCGACCGCTGGCCGAGGGCCAGTCTGCATTGCCTATACTATCTGATTTCTGGCTCAGTTTCCGCCGCTTGACTGTAAATGCCATAAAATCTGACGCAGACGAATTTTAATCTGCCTTGGTTAAAGTCTACGCGCGTCATATGGTGATATTATACCAAACTTGATCGATGATGTACGCGCGCTTGGCGCGTGCTCCTTATGAGAGACGCCGCCGGAAGAACCAACGGCGCCAGTCTCCTGCCTTGCAGCAAGACTTATTTAGAAACACCAAGCGGTGCCGTGAATATACGCCCGTCGACATCCGTGAAGCGAATAACCGATCCGTTTGCCGGCGTATGGGCCTGCGTTACCCACGGGAGGGTAATGGTCGCCTTCGCCCCCATCGGCGCACGGATACCGTAGGGCCCCGGGCCAAATTTGTTATAGGCGTAATCATTATCGAAGTTCTGCTTCGTCAGGGCTGACAGAGCTTTGGCATCCCAGTGTTCTGCGATCACTTTGTCCGGCCCGATAACAGCTGCATCAACGATGTGCACGGGTGCTTCAGGCGTTCCTGCATCCAGATAGGCATGAACGCGAATACCGCCATCAGCGAGAACGACCGCATTGGACAGCGTCACGTGATGCTTCGTCGGGCTCACCGGCCCACTATGGAACGGCGTAACGACGGAACCGCGAAAATAGCTGTAGGTGCTGACGTTGTAGATCAGGACAAAGCCGAACAAAGCCAGCGTCAGGTTCCGGAATGGAATATCCGCCAGCGGAAGCGGAAGCGCGCCGCTCGCCCAACGAAACCAGGCGCTGTCTGCGAGACGCGGACGTCGGGCCAGCAACACATTGTCGAGGCTGAAAGCACTCGATCCGCCGAGCAGCAGGGTCGTTCCCATAGCCAGGTTACACGCGGCCATTGTCCATTCGTCGATACAGGTCGCGCCCTGCCAGCCGAACATGGCCATCAGAATCACGGAAAAACCCATCGAGACGAGTGCGGACGCCCGGGTCATGAACCCTGCCATCAGCGCGGCACCGGCGATCAGCTCGGCGGCGCTGAAGACGATGACACCTGTGTAGAGGAGCCAGAAATGCTTCAACAGGAACGAGATGACGTGTTCAAAGCCGAACAGCGCCCCAGGCATCGCGGTTTGAAATTTGTTGGCCATCCAGTTGTGGCCGCCCCAGGCGTCGAGCTTGGAAGGCGCATAGATGAAACGGCGCGACCCGCCGCCCCAGTAAATGAACCCCTGAATGACCCGCGTTGCCAGCAGTGCGAGGCCGCCGATGCGCCAGTTACGCTCGGCTTCGGTCAGGGGTCGGGCGGTGGCGCCAAAAACGGCGCGCTGCGCTGATGCGTGTGTGATACTCATGTTCGCCTCCATTTACTCGCTGTCGTGATCCGGCATGCTGCCGCCGTGATAGGCCTTGAAGCCGTAGCGTTCGAAAATCGCCAAGGCGGTTGGCGACTTGATGAAATCGAGCCAGAGCTTTGCGGCCTGAGGGTGCGCGGCCCCCTTCACCATCGCGCCCGCGTAGATCGCCGTGCTGTTCTGATCGGCGGGAATGTCCACATGGCTGATGGCGTGCCCGGTCTGTTCCTGGAAGATCGCTTCGGACTGCCATGTCACAGCGGCGTCAGCGAGGCCCTGCATCAGGAATAACGGCGTTTGCCGATGATGAATATGCGTCAGGACCGTGCTGCCGTTGGCAATTTTCGTCTTGTAGACGGCGTTGGCCAAAGCTTTGCCGCCCGCCTTGTCCAGTGATGCCTCGATCTGGCGCGCGATGCCCTCGAATTCGGGATTGGGCATCGCAAGCCTGATGCCCGGGCGGCCGAGATCCTTCAGGGATTCGACGTGGCCGGGATTGTCTTTTGGAATCATGATCGTGAGCGTGTTCGTGACATAGGGCACGGCAGGCGCCGCAAGCAGGCCACTCTTGATATACTGATCGATCTTCTTGAGGCCCGCGAAATAGGCGTCGGGCTTGGCCGTCCACGTCATATTGCCGGAGGTGATCGTCCCGCCTGCTTCGATCTGGCGGATCAGCAATCCGGGCGGGATCGTCTCCCAATAGATCTTTCCGGAGAATTCGGGATGCTCATGCTCGAACGCCGAGACGAGCGGCGCCATGGCGAAGAAGTAGTTTCCCCCGACATACAGGACGAGGCTCGGATTCGTGATGTCGCCATGAAAATCGGCCAGAACATCGACTTCCGGGACGGTGAATTCGAAGCCGCGCCGTGTCGCGTCGTTGTTCTGGCCGTGCTGCCACGGCGGGAACACGTCTTCTGCGTAATGCGGGGTCTGCGCCTTGCCGTTCCATTGCACCGGATCGGCCAACGCCGCAGCAGTCGACAGCACGAAAGTCGCCGCAGCTGTGGCCAACAGGGTTTTTCTTATTCTTGACGGTGTCATGGTCGTTCTCACTTCACGTAGCCGAAACCGGCATGTTGCAGTTCAGGGATCGTTGCCACGATGCCGGGGGTCAGGACGACGCCGTCGATCAGGTGATTGGTCAGTTCGGCGGCCATCTGCTCGTGTGACAGACGATCGGGATTGATACCTTTCTCGATCAGCTTGCCCGTCTGCTCCCAGATCGCGTTGTGGCAGGCCATGAAGACGACGCCGCGCTTTTGCAAAATCGGGATCGTGTTGCCTGCCGCTCCGAAAAGGCCTTTCGTATCCTCGTGAGCCGAAGCATCGAGAGCACCGTCTGGCGTTTTGATAAGCGTATTTGACGCAAAGGCCGGCCCGGCGAGCTTCGCCAGCTGATACTTGTCCCAGATTGTCTGGTCATAGAGGGCAAGGTGAGCGGAGCCATGCGTGGCCGACACCGCGAGAAAGTCCGGGTGTCTGAACGAAAACACCTGTGCGTTAACGGAATTGCGCATCAGGTTGAGCCAGGGGCTATCGATTGCTGTGTTGTCCCAGACCTGCTTCCGTTCGCCGCGATAGGCGATCACCAGATCAAGTGCCTGGGCGTCCCACATGTGCGGGTCGTCGAGCACCATCGGCACGGTCCTGAAATCGCGGCGGCGCGGGGATCTGGCCAGCTGCGAGGTCAGCACGGCAAGATTGCCGGTTCCGTCCGCATGGGACGAGGAAGATCGTGCTGCCAAGGCAGTGGAAGTGGTGGCGATCGTGGCGCCGGCGGTGGCCGCCATCAGGCCCAGCAGGGCATGGCGACGGTCGGCGCGAAGGTTTGAAGTCATGTCGTTCATAGTCGGTCTCCTTTGGAGAGCCTGATCATGCGCTTCTCTTGATCACCTGAACCAACTCATTTGAAAGCACGAAACGTTCGATTTTCTTGATCGCTCGTCGATGTGACTTCGGTCATAGCCCCTGAAAGATCACCCCGGAGGTCCATTTCAGGCCGATGAAAACCCGCACAGCTCCACGATCGCTGGCGACACCGCCCCCGAGACCACCGCTTATTGTTAATGCCGGCTCCAGAATATGGTTAAAGCCGATATCAACGAAGCTCGACAGGCGTCGTTGCCTGGTTTGCTGCTGACGCACCACATCGGCGACCAGCGCAGTTCGAGGCCCTATCAGATGCGAGCCGACCATCCCGACCATCCATCGTTTCGGCCGCTCGTCAGGCCGAACCCTGAAGGATCGCGTCCAGGCGATTTCTATGCCGACCCTGGGCGCTTGCCTGGAACGGCCAAGCGATTTCGTCGCAACGAACTGGACGCTGTCGCGTGGTCCCTGATGGCCGCCCCCATAAGGCTCTTGGCGGATGAGCGATATGAGCATGGCCGGAACGTAGCGCCCCTGCTGGCGGAAGTTCCATTCCACTTCCGCGCCCGCCAGATTGCCATGAACACTTGACGCGTCGCCGAACTGACGCGCGGGCGCAAAGCTCAGTTCGATCCGGCCGGGCAGCCCCAGCTTGATGGCCGGACCACCCCGCGCGCTGTAGCGCCCGTCGCCGGCTATACTCACGCGCTCGGCCGTTTGCAGCGCGACATGTCCTGACGGCGTGACAAAGGCGTCCTTGAGCCTGACGGGTAAATTAGCGCTCAGACCCTGGGGATCGCCCTGCGCGTGCACCGGACCCGTCAGGCACCAGGCAAACACGGCGCACAGGCACGCCCCCACAAACTCATTGGCCCTGTTGCGCAACAATGCCGCGTTATGGCCGCGGTGCCTAGCCCACGGCAACGAGAACAGCACCGAGGGCGATTAGGACAACCCCGCCCCAGCCTTTGGCGGACATATGTTCGCCCAAGACCAGGACGCCGAAAATCGCCACGAAAACGACACTCAGCTTGTCGACAGGCGCCACGCGCGCCGCATCGCCCAGCTTCAACGCGCGAAAATAGCATAGCCATGATGCTCCCGTGGCGAGACCCGACAGCACGAGGAAGAGGACCGTCCGCCCACCGATGGGGTCTAGCGCGCGCAGCTTGCCGGTGAGGGCAAGCAACGTTCCCAGCACGACGACGATGACGATCGTGCGCACGAAAGTTGCGATATCAGAATCAACCCCCTGAACGCCGAGCTTGGCGAGGATTGCCGTCATCGCCGCAAAGGCGGCTGATAACAGAGCCCATACCAACCAAGGGGGCACACCTGAGTCATTCATGATCATGATGCCCTATCGGTTAGGCGTCTTCTTCGGTTGCGGTCTGGGCGATGCGGATGGCGCCCGTGTTGAACCCGTCGGCCGTGATATGGCCCAGCGCCACGGCACCGATGCAGAGAATGACCGACGCAGCCACGTTCACGGACGCCCGCCCCCAGGCATCGTTACGGATCAGGTCGAGCGTCTGCAGGCTGAAGGATGAGAACGTCGTATAGCCGCCGCAGAGCCCGATCATCACGAAAAGACGCATGTTTTCCGACACCGGATAGCGCCCGTCCGCAAGGGTCAACGTGCCGAAGAAACCGATCACGAACGAGCCGAGCGCGTTGATGGGGAGGATCGTGCCCCATGGGATGAAGCGGCTGATCGGCATGGCCGCGACGGAAACCAGGTAACGCGCCAACGTGCCGAGAGCGCCTCCGACCATGACGATAAGACAGGTTGTAAACGACATGCCATTCCCTTTCTGCGCGAGTTCGGACGGAACCCGCTGTTTCGGGCGGCGAAATGCAGACGCACTCCCACCGCCATTGTGTCGCGGTAGGAGCCATCAGCCCTTGCGAGGGCGGTTGAAGGGGGAGCTCCATCCCCTGGTCGGGAGAGTTAACATAAAGCGGTCGCAGTGCGCTACTTCAGGGTGCCGCCGTCGGGGCATGGTTAATCCCGAGAAGAGCCGTTTCCTGTATTTGTGACCTGCCAGCCCTCCTTTTTTGTTGCTCGCCCTCACTGCCGGGCGCACATAATCCCGGTGACGCGCGAACAGCAGAATTTCGTCGTCCTGGACAAGGGGATGGGGTTCCCCTGAAACCGCCGCAAGGCTGATGACTCCTCTGTGCCGCAATCGGTACGAGGAGACATGTGCGCCTCTCTTCGTTCCGAAGGTCGTTTATCTTTGGAGTGGAGATCTATCATGCACATACTGGCCATTCTCGATCGGCCTGGGCCGGCGCTCCAGACTCTTCGCACCGTCGATAGCCTCATGGTGCGTTTGCAAGATTGCAAGGTGACGATCCTGCATCCGCGGCAGGAGACCAATCCGGACTTCCAGTCTGAGGACGAAGGCATCGAGACGCAGAGCGAACACGCCGAGTTCGAAAAGCGCGAACAGAATTTGAGTGGTACCTTGCGCGACATCACCGAGCGATGGATGACGACGCGCGCGGACACGGGCTCAGCACAATGGCTCCAGGCGATAGGCGACGTTCGCAGTATCGTCGCCGAACAAAGCCGGAAAGCCGATCTCGTGGTCGTCGGCAGACACATGCCAAGCGACCCCGACCGGACCAGAAAGACTCTCATGGCAGCACTTTTCGATGCCAACGCCGCCGTATTAATCGCTCCTGAGCATGCGCCCCGGATGATCGGCGTTCGCCCCGTCATTCTGTGGGAGCCGTCCCGGGCGTTGGATGCCGCACTATCGGCGGCATGGAAGTTGCTGCTGACTGCCGAACACGTGACCTTCCTGATCGGAGCGCTCCCTGATGAATGTATGCCTGATCCTGCCCGGCGGTTGATGGATGCCGGCATCAGTGTCGGTATCGACCGTTTTCGGATTGATGACGGTGAAGGGATCGCGCTTCGCGATCATGCACTGCGCGCAAATGCGGATATTCTCGTTATGGGCGCCTATACGCATCCGCGTTTCTTCGAAAGGCTTTTCGGAGGCGTGACCGAGGACATTCTTGCCCACGAGATGCTGCCATTGTTGATCCATCACTGAACATCGATGCCGATGCCGCGCTTGATATCCCAAGCGACTTCACGCGCGGCATTGGACAACTCAGTTCCCCATGTAAGGGTGATTAGCTCCGGGCGTGAGCGCCGTGTAGAGCTGGTCGCGAATATTGTCGAAGCCGATCGTCAGCCACCGGGCAGAGGCGCCGTCTGTGGCAATCTGTCCCGAGGTGCGGGTAATTTCTTTCGATCCGTCACACATGGCTGCGGTGACCTGAGTCAAACCGCCTTTCGGCCCGCCTTGGGCAAATTCCGTTTCGGCGGAGCAGAGTTCGTCCTTGGCAGGCAATCGCACGGCGTTGAGATACATCACGATACGACGGCTGTCTGCCGATGCCACGCCGTCCTGTGTCGGATAAAGGGCAGCCAGCGTCGCGTCTGTCTGACCCGGAACCGTTCCGATGAACTTGACGGGCAGGCTCTTGTAGTCCCACCACAGACGCGCCCGTTCATGCGAGGGATTGTTGCTGCTGGTGATTGCCGTTCCGCATCCGCCAAGCAGAGCCAGTCCCGTCAGGACGGAGGCGAGAGGCAGAACCTTCGATTTGCCAAAAATTTCCATGGAAGCCTGTTCCCGTGATCGCATTTCGGCGCATGATTTTTCGGAGGGGCAGAGACACTCTCCAGAATGCAAATCATTGCCTTTCGAGTTTCGCGGCCAGGACCGATTTCCCGCCTCGCTTCTCGTGAAGACTTTGATACGATCAGGGGACGAGGCTGAAAATTGAAACGTATCGCTTAGAACGTTCGATAAAATAGATTACCGGGTTGCTCTTTCACCCGGAAGGCCTGCTTCGAGAAAAGCTCAGCGCCCTGCAACGCGTTTCTCAGGGTAATGCGCCGCAATGCGCTGGTTCATTGGATACACGGTCGACGAAATCAGGCCGTACGCCGATGCGCTCTACTCCGGGGTTGCGATGCAGGGAGAGACGAACAGATTTCCCGCCCACCCGCTGGCGAGCGTCTTGGCCGCGACGACCAGCCACATGATGGCGAGCATCACGCAGAACACCGTGCCCGCGACGCCGAAAAACCCGCAATCGAGCATCGCACCGAGCCGGAACGTTGCGACCGTGTAAACGCCCAACGGGAAGATATAGCCCCACCAGCCGAGATTGAACGGGATGCCCGAGCGCCAGTAGCGCGCCGTGATCAGGCACGCCATCAACCACCACCACAGCCCGAAGCCCCACAACAGCAGCCCCGCCAAGACCCCCATGCCGTGGGCCGCGATGCCGATCTCCCGCAGGCCATGCAGCGCCATGATTGCAGGTGCGTCCCCACCCAACACCAGCATTCCGAGCGCGCCCGTGCCGATCGGTCCCAACGCCAGCCAGCATGACGCCGCCATGCTCTCATGCGGCAGTTTGTGCAGCGCCATGCGTAGCGTCAGGATCGTCAGGATGCCGAACGCGACCGGCACCGAATACGCCCAGAGGACATAGGACGTGAGCAGCACGGTGAACTGCGTGCCCGCATCTGCCAGATGCGGCGCGATCTGTCCCCCGGATGCCCCCGCCACTTCGGCCGCCACGACCGGTAGCAGCCAGATCGCCGTCATGCCTTCCAGACGATGCTCGTGCCGTGTGAACATCAGATATGGGATCAGCACCCCGCAGGTGATCGACATCGCCACGTCCAGCCACCACAGCGCATGGGCGATGCCCACGATGCCCTCACCGAACAACGAAATGCCGAACGCGATGCCGCCGTTGATGATTGTCGCCAGTCCCATTGGTATGGTGCCGAAGAACATCGATACCGTGCCATGCCCGAAGATCCGCCGCGCCTCGTGGCCGAACATCATCCACCGCGCGGCATAAAGCCCGGCGAACAGGGCAAACAGGGCGATGTTGAAAAGCCACAACGCTGTGCCGACGCCGTGGAGATACGAACCGGCGACGGGGATCTGCGGTAGCGCGAGGGCCAGGATACCCGTCCCCATGGTGGCAGCGAACCAGATGGGCGTGAACTGGCGGATCATCTCGCGCGGATGGGCGAGGTTCTGCAGCGGCTTCGTCATGGCTTGTTCACTGTGACAGGGGCGCCCAGCAGGGCGAGAAAGGCAGTTTCCGCCGGCGACAGGCGGCGTTGCGGGTGGCGCAGCGCGCGGAACTGCCGGTCCGGCAGGTTCATGGGCACGGCGCATAGCAGCCCGGCCTCGATCCGGCCCGCCACCACGCTTGCCGAGAGCACAGCAGCAGCGGTCCCCGTCTCCACGGCGCTGGCCATCGCCTCGTTGGACGCGACCTCCAGCATCACGTCGAGATCGGCCGGATCGACGCCGAGGGCGTGGAGTGCGTGTTCGAACTCGATGCGCGTGCCCGACCCGGCCTCGCGCAGAACCCACGGGCTGCGCGCGAGATCGCGGGTCGCGGGCGGGGTCGACGCCCATGGGTGATCGGGGGCCACGACCAGCAGCAGCTGATCCTGAGCGACGACATCGCTGTGCAAGTCCGGCGTCGGCAGATCGCCTTCCACCAGGCCAATCGACGCCTCGCCCGATTGCACCCCTGCCGCAATATCGCGTGTATTGGCGATCGTGACGTGTAGGCGAATGCCGGGATACGCGGCGCGGAACGCATTCAGACGCGCGGGCAGCCAGTAGCTTGCTATGGTGTGGCTGGCATGCAGGCGCAGGCTGCCGTCGCGCAGGCCCGCGAGGTCGAACATCCGCTCGCGCGCGATGTTTGCGCGGTTCAGCACGGTGCGCGCTTCCTCAAGGAACAACCGACCGGCCGGTGTCAGTTCGATGCGGCGACCGATCCGGCTGAAGAAAGCAAGCTGGAATTCGCCCTCCAGTTGGGTCACGGCATGACTGACGGCGGATTGCGTTAGATTGAGGAATTCGGCGGCCCGGGTGATGTGCTCGCGCTCGGCGACAGCTGCGAAAATCCGAAGTTGTTCCAGCGTCATGACACTACCGCCCGGGTCAGGGCCACCAGCACGGCACAGCCAAGGGCACCAAGCGCAATCGTTAGCGCGCGCTCCATCCCAGAACCGACCGAGTAATGCGTCGTATCCGCCGCGATTGCCGTACGCGTGGCTTGGAACCGCCGATACGCTGCGGCGAACAGAACAACGCCGAGCGCGACGAACACGACGCCCAGTTCGGCGGTGACCCCATAAGGGCGCGGTGCGGCGGCATCGTGCTGGTCTGCCGCCAGACGCAGGAACAGGTCAAATTTCGCCAGTACGCCGCCGAAGGCCACAATGGCAAGCGCCGTGCGGAGCCAGGCGAGAAAGGTTCGCTCATTGGCTGCGTGATCGGTATAGCGCGGGATCATACGGCCTGCGCCAGCCGGTCGGCGACCTCACGGGCCTGCACGCGGATTTCCGGAATGGCAATGGACTCCAGCAGCACGCCGAGCCGCGCCGGGCCGATTGTAAACAGATCGTCCGCCACGTCGCCCTCCGCGTTGATGAGCGCACCGTCCGGCGTGCAGGACAGGCCCGCGCCCTTGAAACCAGGAACTATCTCACCCCGATTGAACAAATCGTGCAGCAAGGGCGCGTCTGCGCGTTGGTATTTCAGGCTGGGGCCGGTACAGTTGATGACGTGGGCGGCGGTGATCGTCATGTCGTCGCCGGCCCTAACGATCAGGCCATCTTCGCCGGTGCTGATTGCGGTCACGCGCCCGTCAAGCACGCGCAAGGTTCCGGCCTGACGCTCCTGGTCAAGGATATCTGCAATATGCGGAGCCATACGATGCCGCAGGATTTCCCAGCGCCGTAGCAAATGCCGCTGGAAACGGGATTTTTCGACATCCGGCAGCGCCAGCCACAGCGTGTTGATGACCGGACGCATGCTGTCCACCGCCGCCCGCCAGTCGGTGCCGCGTTTCAGTGCCGCATGGAAAGCGCGCAGGTAGGCGAGTGCGGTTGATGCTGTATTTCCGGGTGTAAAGACAGGTGCTGGCAGCTTCGTGTATGCCGCATGCCGTTCGGGAAACAGGCCGCGACGCGACAGGGCCGTCACCTGTCCGCGGTGGCCGTTCTCCCGCAGACGCAGCAGTACGTCGATCGTGGTCAGGCCGGTGCCGATCAGCGTCACCGCGTCATCGGGCGCAACGTTGGCCAATGCCCGTTCATCCCAGGCGTTGTGGTGATAGCGGCCGGTGTCGTCCAGTTCGCGCGGGATACCGGGCAGGCGCGCCGGATCGAAATGCCCGGAAGCCAGCACGACCTGTCTGGCATATAGCACCTCCCCGTCAGCGAGTGTCACGGCAAAGCCGCCGTCGATCCGGTGACAACCGACGGCGCGCTGCCGGACGTGCTCAGGAGCTGCGATAGAATGCAGGTTGCGAAGATAAAGGCCATAGAGCGCGCGCGGCACGAACTCCCCGTCATCGATCGTGCCGGGCACGTTCTCGGCCAGCCAGCGCAAGAAGTGGTCGGGGTCGGCCGGGTCGGCGCTCATGCCCTTGGCCGGGACATTCAGGAGATTTTTCAATGACGGTGTCGAGTAAGCGAGCCCGAAGCCGGGACGGTCGGACGGATCGACCAGCGTCGCAGTCATACCGTAGCGGGTGGCGAGGTTCCACGCCGTCAGCGTGCCGCTTGCGCCCCCACCGATGATGACGATGTCGTGTTGATCGGGCTCGGTCATATCGTAACTCTCCTGGATTGCGTGTCACCAGAATGATCCGAAGCTTCTGAACCATCCATGAGATTGTCTAGATTGGAACGTTCGAAACTATCGAACTGTCTCCCTGACCTTCGCATACAACATAATTGCCGCCAGTCATGCTTCCGTTGCAGGCACAGCAGCTAAACGCACAAGCGTTCGGTAAACCGTCGGCCGTGACACTGAAAAGACGTCGGCGAGATCGCTGATCGAGTAATCGCCGGTGTCGTACATCCGGCGCAGTTCCTTCTGCTGCCGCTCGGAGAGCTTGGGCTTCTTGCCGCGCAGTTTGCCCTTCGCACGGGCAACCGCCATGCCTTCGCGGGTTCGCATCCGGATCAGGTCGGCCTCGAACTCGGCGAATGTTGCGAGGATATTGAAGAAGAGCTTGCCCATCGGATCGGACGGGTCATGCACGCTGGCACCGAGCTGGAGGCGTACGCCCCTGGCGGCGAGGTCGTCTCCGATCGCGCGCGCGTCCGGCACCGATCGGGCCAGCCGATCGAGTTTTGGCACGACGAGGGTGTCACCGCGTCGCACAGCTGCCAGAGCCTGATCCAGGCCAGGGCGGGTCCGGGTCGTTCCGGTGAATCCCTTGTCAGTATAGATCCGTTCAGCGGCGACCCCGAGGTTGAGCAGGGTCTCACGCTGCACGGCGAGGTCCTGCTTGTCGGTCGAGCAGCGGGCGTAGCCAATCAGGACGTGCGTCATGGGAAATATTGTAACGTATAAGGACCCTTCATCGCAAAACATATCGTATTATCTATATGAGACTCTGTTCCTGGCCGT
This window of the Kozakia baliensis genome carries:
- a CDS encoding TQO small subunit DoxD, producing MEANMSITHASAQRAVFGATARPLTEAERNWRIGGLALLATRVIQGFIYWGGGSRRFIYAPSKLDAWGGHNWMANKFQTAMPGALFGFEHVISFLLKHFWLLYTGVIVFSAAELIAGAALMAGFMTRASALVSMGFSVILMAMFGWQGATCIDEWTMAACNLAMGTTLLLGGSSAFSLDNVLLARRPRLADSAWFRWASGALPLPLADIPFRNLTLALFGFVLIYNVSTYSYFRGSVVTPFHSGPVSPTKHHVTLSNAVVLADGGIRVHAYLDAGTPEAPVHIVDAAVIGPDKVIAEHWDAKALSALTKQNFDNDYAYNKFGPGPYGIRAPMGAKATITLPWVTQAHTPANGSVIRFTDVDGRIFTAPLGVSK
- a CDS encoding substrate-binding domain-containing protein, with amino-acid sequence MTPSRIRKTLLATAAATFVLSTAAALADPVQWNGKAQTPHYAEDVFPPWQHGQNNDATRRGFEFTVPEVDVLADFHGDITNPSLVLYVGGNYFFAMAPLVSAFEHEHPEFSGKIYWETIPPGLLIRQIEAGGTITSGNMTWTAKPDAYFAGLKKIDQYIKSGLLAAPAVPYVTNTLTIMIPKDNPGHVESLKDLGRPGIRLAMPNPEFEGIARQIEASLDKAGGKALANAVYKTKIANGSTVLTHIHHRQTPLFLMQGLADAAVTWQSEAIFQEQTGHAISHVDIPADQNSTAIYAGAMVKGAAHPQAAKLWLDFIKSPTALAIFERYGFKAYHGGSMPDHDSE
- the tetH gene encoding thiosulfate dehydrogenase; translation: MNDMTSNLRADRRHALLGLMAATAGATIATTSTALAARSSSSHADGTGNLAVLTSQLARSPRRRDFRTVPMVLDDPHMWDAQALDLVIAYRGERKQVWDNTAIDSPWLNLMRNSVNAQVFSFRHPDFLAVSATHGSAHLALYDQTIWDKYQLAKLAGPAFASNTLIKTPDGALDASAHEDTKGLFGAAGNTIPILQKRGVVFMACHNAIWEQTGKLIEKGINPDRLSHEQMAAELTNHLIDGVVLTPGIVATIPELQHAGFGYVK
- a CDS encoding EamA family transporter: MIMNDSGVPPWLVWALLSAAFAAMTAILAKLGVQGVDSDIATFVRTIVIVVVLGTLLALTGKLRALDPIGGRTVLFLVLSGLATGASWLCYFRALKLGDAARVAPVDKLSVVFVAIFGVLVLGEHMSAKGWGGVVLIALGAVLVAVG
- the crcB gene encoding fluoride efflux transporter CrcB, yielding MSFTTCLIVMVGGALGTLARYLVSVAAMPISRFIPWGTILPINALGSFVIGFFGTLTLADGRYPVSENMRLFVMIGLCGGYTTFSSFSLQTLDLIRNDAWGRASVNVAASVILCIGAVALGHITADGFNTGAIRIAQTATEEDA
- a CDS encoding universal stress protein gives rise to the protein MHILAILDRPGPALQTLRTVDSLMVRLQDCKVTILHPRQETNPDFQSEDEGIETQSEHAEFEKREQNLSGTLRDITERWMTTRADTGSAQWLQAIGDVRSIVAEQSRKADLVVVGRHMPSDPDRTRKTLMAALFDANAAVLIAPEHAPRMIGVRPVILWEPSRALDAALSAAWKLLLTAEHVTFLIGALPDECMPDPARRLMDAGISVGIDRFRIDDGEGIALRDHALRANADILVMGAYTHPRFFERLFGGVTEDILAHEMLPLLIHH
- a CDS encoding thioredoxin domain-containing protein; amino-acid sequence: MEIFGKSKVLPLASVLTGLALLGGCGTAITSSNNPSHERARLWWDYKSLPVKFIGTVPGQTDATLAALYPTQDGVASADSRRIVMYLNAVRLPAKDELCSAETEFAQGGPKGGLTQVTAAMCDGSKEITRTSGQIATDGASARWLTIGFDNIRDQLYTALTPGANHPYMGN
- a CDS encoding TDT family transporter, with amino-acid sequence MTKPLQNLAHPREMIRQFTPIWFAATMGTGILALALPQIPVAGSYLHGVGTALWLFNIALFALFAGLYAARWMMFGHEARRIFGHGTVSMFFGTIPMGLATIINGGIAFGISLFGEGIVGIAHALWWLDVAMSITCGVLIPYLMFTRHEHRLEGMTAIWLLPVVAAEVAGASGGQIAPHLADAGTQFTVLLTSYVLWAYSVPVAFGILTILTLRMALHKLPHESMAASCWLALGPIGTGALGMLVLGGDAPAIMALHGLREIGIAAHGMGVLAGLLLWGFGLWWWLMACLITARYWRSGIPFNLGWWGYIFPLGVYTVATFRLGAMLDCGFFGVAGTVFCVMLAIMWLVVAAKTLASGWAGNLFVSPCIATPE
- a CDS encoding LysR substrate-binding domain-containing protein, with the protein product MTLEQLRIFAAVAEREHITRAAEFLNLTQSAVSHAVTQLEGEFQLAFFSRIGRRIELTPAGRLFLEEARTVLNRANIARERMFDLAGLRDGSLRLHASHTIASYWLPARLNAFRAAYPGIRLHVTIANTRDIAAGVQSGEASIGLVEGDLPTPDLHSDVVAQDQLLLVVAPDHPWASTPPATRDLARSPWVLREAGSGTRIEFEHALHALGVDPADLDVMLEVASNEAMASAVETGTAAAVLSASVVAGRIEAGLLCAVPMNLPDRQFRALRHPQRRLSPAETAFLALLGAPVTVNKP
- a CDS encoding YidH family protein, encoding MIPRYTDHAANERTFLAWLRTALAIVAFGGVLAKFDLFLRLAADQHDAAAPRPYGVTAELGVVFVALGVVLFAAAYRRFQATRTAIAADTTHYSVGSGMERALTIALGALGCAVLVALTRAVVS
- a CDS encoding FAD/NAD(P)-binding protein; protein product: MTEPDQHDIVIIGGGASGTLTAWNLATRYGMTATLVDPSDRPGFGLAYSTPSLKNLLNVPAKGMSADPADPDHFLRWLAENVPGTIDDGEFVPRALYGLYLRNLHSIAAPEHVRQRAVGCHRIDGGFAVTLADGEVLYARQVVLASGHFDPARLPGIPRELDDTGRYHHNAWDERALANVAPDDAVTLIGTGLTTIDVLLRLRENGHRGQVTALSRRGLFPERHAAYTKLPAPVFTPGNTASTALAYLRAFHAALKRGTDWRAAVDSMRPVINTLWLALPDVEKSRFQRHLLRRWEILRHRMAPHIADILDQERQAGTLRVLDGRVTAISTGEDGLIVRAGDDMTITAAHVINCTGPSLKYQRADAPLLHDLFNRGEIVPGFKGAGLSCTPDGALINAEGDVADDLFTIGPARLGVLLESIAIPEIRVQAREVADRLAQAV
- a CDS encoding recombinase family protein, which produces MTHVLIGYARCSTDKQDLAVQRETLLNLGVAAERIYTDKGFTGTTRTRPGLDQALAAVRRGDTLVVPKLDRLARSVPDARAIGDDLAARGVRLQLGASVHDPSDPMGKLFFNILATFAEFEADLIRMRTREGMAVARAKGKLRGKKPKLSERQQKELRRMYDTGDYSISDLADVFSVSRPTVYRTLVRLAAVPATEA